TATTTGACCAACTCTATAACCTAGATCACCTATACTATGAGATTCATCCATAACTAAATTTATTCTTCCAAGAATTGAGCCAGTTTCATTTTTAATTAAATAGAATCTAGAACCTTTTTGTGTTTGTTCTTCAATTAACTTTTTATGTCTCGCTTTAAATATCTCCGGTTTATAATAATCGTCTCCACGAGAAGGTACAGATCTTTCGAAAAAATCTCTATTTTCAAGTTCGAACTGATATAGATCTTCTGCATCAGACACATTAATTCTCTCAATGAATACTTCCATATTTAAATCACCATTTTCTGTTTTCAAATTTGTTCTTTATTTTAAGGAGAGACTACTGGTGGTTTCTTCGTATTATTTTTTTGAATAGGACCAAAACCAATTTCAGGAGGGACTACTAAATAGGAAATCCGCTGCTTTTTCAGGTTCTTGGCTATTCTCTTTCTTTTTTAAAAAAATCAATCTATGTCTTTCTATTCATTTATATAATCAATAGCCTCTTGAATGTAACTTTGTAATGGTTGTCTAGTATCTATAACAAGGTACTTGCTGTCAGAAGGGTGTTTACTATTTTGAATAGCAGATTTGAAAACTTCTTCTGATTTCACCTTTTGTATTTGACTTATCTTATTTTTCCGTTTGCTTAACCTATCATTTATTTCATTAATGTCATCTAAGAAGCACTCAATATATTTATATTTCACATTATGCTTCTTCGATATATTCAATCCCTTTTCTAGTCCTTCAACATAGAAACACGGACTATCTAGTATTACACTGGTTTCACCCTGAAATAAGTGGAAATCAATTAAAGCCCATTCGATATTGTATGATATTATTCCGGCATTTATTGTATCAATTGTATTTGCTTCAGGTGTCTCCATTAAAGCAGATTTTACTATGTCATGATCAATTATGATTGCTCCAGTATTCTTAGCTAATTCCCTAGCAAGTGTAGATTTTCCTGAACCTGGAAAACCTGCCATTTGAACGAAAAACATACCCTTACCTCAATTCATTATCTAGTAATCAATTTCTTTACCTTCCTAGCCCCTTACTACTAAACAGACAGGAAAAAGAGTTGAACTTAAAAAGTATTACTGATCATTACGCACATAATCAACCTATAATTGGTGTTATCCTTTCAGATAATAGATTATCAATTATTACTCTATGTTCAGAGAAAATGTTTTCAGGTATATCATCTAATGAAAAGAACTGATTTTGAAGTGACTCATGATTTTCTTCAACTAATATTCCATCAAAATGATGACATTTAAAACAAACTTGTACTAAAGCAACTTGATCTCCATTTGGAAATGTTTTGTCTTTATCTGGTCCTGAATAAATTCCAAACAAATCCATGTGACCCAGTTTTAAGCCTGTTTCCTCATACACCTCTCTTTTTGCAGTGTCTTGGACAGACTCATTTAAATCCATAAATCCACCGGGTATACCCCATTCTTCATTGTCTGATCTTAATTGAAGTAATAATCGGCCTTTTTGATCAAATACTAACGCACCAGCAACTACCATTATTACCTTTTCATTACCTACCATTGAACGCAAATGCTCTATATAATCCATAAAAACACCCCATAACACTGTACTATCATTTTTAAGTTTAGTTCTACTTAACGACTTTAGTTCAATAAAAAAGATCATTTCTCCTTAAGCTATCGGTAATCATTGTGAATAGGGTCAAACAAATCATCCTTCGTCTTTCTAACAACAGAAAAATGATCTACATTATGACAATAAACTTCTTCAAGATGTGCTTTACAACAAGGCTGCTCCGTTAGTTAAAAAAGTTTGTGTAATGATTTAGCCCTTTTTTATGGAACTAAACTGCCTTATCTTAGCGAATGAAAAATACTAATAATATGCAATAATTGCCTCGGATTGTATAATAACCGAATATTATTTTTTCAGTCTGCTCTCCAATTGCTCCAACGAATACAAAGCATAGTCTTTAACGTTCTTATTTTTACTTTTAGAAAAGTTATGTAAGACATCTAATAGGTAATTAATCATCTTTTAAGATGCCCTTATTCTCCCCTTCAGCACAGCACGATAGATAAAGGAGTAAATTAAAATGAACTTGTGAATTTTTATGATGCCTCATTTTTTCTACCATATATCGTGTTAGTTCGCTATTCGTTGAAAGGATTTTTGTAAATAAACTATCAATTTCTTTCGGTGTACTCGTTCGTATTGCATCATCTATTTGAACGCAGTAATTATTAATTTCTTGTTCAGAAAGGACACTATTTTGTACGTTACTTTTCTCTTCTTCAATGTTAATAAAAAGTCCTTGGATAAACTCTTCAAAATTACTAGCTAATTTTAATTCTTGGTGGAGTTCGACATCAATAAAAATCACGGATGGATCCGTTTTACTATACCTATAATCAAGTGCAAACCAGGAATGTCCAGCTCCAGATATTAATACAAGGTTCCTGGGTAAATCCCATTCTTGAATTAAATAATCACTATCTAAGATTCCTTTTTCCTTATCTAAACCTATCCCGAAGAAGTGATCAATATTTATATGGTCCTCAGCCCAATCTGTCGGTACATCTGTTGGGAAAGCATTAAATTTAATACTACCACCATTTTGTTGTTTCAAGATATTTATGTATAAATTGGGCAACTTAATTTTCAATTGACCTTCCGCTCTCTTAACTGCCTCTTCTGTTAAGGGCTCCAATTTGCAATAATCATTATCTTCTTGCCAAATATTTTTCATAACAATATCCTCCACATTTAATGAAGCACCTTAAATACTTTTTCATACAACTATTTCATTCAAACTTACTGCCTCAATTTGCATAATGTACTTAATTATTCATCAAGTGCCCCCGTTTGTTAGGTAAACTTAATTTTGTATTAAATTACCCAAGTTCCTAATGCGATAATTGATGTGCCAATAAGAATAACAATGGTTTTTATTAAATTGTACGGGAACTTATTAAAATGTTTAAATAGGAATTCCCACTCTATATATCCTGTAGCCCCTATTGGTGCATCGTTTTCAAAAGCTTCCTTATTCATTCTAAATATTGAAGAATACAATACAAGGCAACCCCACAGAATTAAGAGTCCACCAATAACAATGTTCAATATTCCCATCCTCCTAAGACTAATCAATAAGTTTTTACTCCAGATAACTGCCCATCAGTTAGATATATTAAACAAAAAGAGCGTTAATCCTTTATTAGATCAACGCCCCCGTATGTTTAATATAAGGAAAAATAAATCAGTATCATCTTATTTTCATTGGTATTTTTCGTCAAAATATACCCATCCCCAAAATAAACTGATCGCAAATATAGGAATAAAAAGCGCTATTTCTTGCAACTCTTTAGACCTATTAATTACCATTACAACAGTTATAATTCCTAAGGGTAAGAAGACAATATAATATTTTTTCAATCGTTTTTTAATTTTTATATTATCCATTGTTGCCCCCTTATTATGGAATAAAGCATAGAAGTTATTTTTCTTGGTCACTCTTCTCTTCGGTGTCATCCCATTTGTAACCTGACTTTCCCCAATAATATAAAAATCCAGCTGAAGATAAGATAGTAAGTAATGCTATTATTAAACCCATACAATAATCACAACCTTAATAGTCTACTAAAGTAAAGCCTCCTTCTCATGAAGATAGATACTAGATTAATCATCGTTTAATTAAACGTTAGTATGAGCCGTTAGCAAATTGCTTTTCTGAAATGACTCTTAGTCCATTTCTTTTTAATAACGCTGTAGTAACACCATTACCCAAAACCTTTTTACCGATGAATTCCCCATTATAGATCATAGAACTTCCACAAGATGGACTATTCTCCTTAAGAACTACAATTGTTGCACCTATTTCTATTGCTTTATCTAAGGTAGTATAAGCTCCTTTAATGTATAGTTGGGTTACATCTCTTCCTGATCTATCAATGACTCTCGCCTTCCCGTTTAAGACGTCTTCTCCGTCCCCGCCTACTATTTCAGCAGGTTCTCTTGGGGTTGAAAATCCACAGAGCAATTCAGGACAGATAGTTACGGCTTTGTTCTCGTCAACTAATTTTCTAACATTTCTATCTAAACTATGGTGACCGTCATACCTTACCTCTAACCCAGCTAAACAGGAACTCACTAATATCAAAAGTCGCACCTCTTTTAAATACTCTATATTCGTAATGAAATGGATAATGTATTTCCTTTACTTTAAGTACACACACAGAAAAAGGTTGATAACCTACTTTAGAGTTAAGCCACGATATACATTTATAGTTATTGCATTTAATACAATAGTAACGATGAGAAGAGCTGCTGAAGCAGCCGCTACAGCATACATCGTGTCCATCAGAGCGCCCCAATCCTCAACTAATACCTTGTGGAAAGTATAAAAAATTTGAAAGCATAGCGATATACCACAAGCGCTGAAGCTTATAATAGACATAACAACCCAATCCATATTTTTTTGTTTATTATCACGCATTAGATTAACGATAGGAATTATCCAAGCAATTAATCCAAGCACGAGGCTGCCAATATTAAGCCAACCAAAATCAATCATATTTAATCCTCCTTTGCTGTTTTATCCCATAAGTGCCCCCTTTTCAGGAATTAAACTAATTAAGTAAGGATACCTATATTTTTTTAGAGATAATAAAAAGTTCTGCAAAATCATTAGTGATTTCCTTAAGAGGATCTAATCGTAAATCCTCTTCCATTTTCTCCAAACCATACTCATAGTCTGTATCACTGATTAAAGTTAGAACAGAAATATCTCTGTTTTGAGCATATTGTATGTAATCAGCGACTAATATCTCTTCCTTACGATATTCAATTCTTTTACTAACTTTAAATCCTCTCTTCAAAAGTTCCTGGTAGATAAATTCATCATCCCAAAACCTTTTTAAATCTTCTTCATAGGCTGACGGAAAATACTTATAAACCCACCATTCAGGCATTTTTTGGATAGCAATATTATGTAATTTATATACTCCATCATTCTTCAAAACACGAGCTATTTCATCTAACGCACTGTCTTTGTTTTCGTAATGATGGAATGCATAGTTGTTTGATATGTAGTCCAAAGTGTTAGTTTCAAATGGTATATTTTCAGCATAACCATGTACTAAATTCACATTATTAACTTTCTCACTAGCCTTTTTTAGCATGTCCTTTGAAGCATCTAAGCCGTTCCAAACGATATTTACATTTGAAAACAGCGGCACTTGTTTTGCAAGGTATAAACCAGTTCCACATGATAGATCGAGTACATTATATGAGCCATTATTATGTTGATTTATATATTCTTCTAAGTCGTAATCCTTCTTTACTTCTTGATTTCTATATTGATTTTTATCATACTTATCCGCAATTATAGAGTAATTTGTCTCTTTCATGCCAAACCTCCCTCAAATCAAACTCTATGTTATAGGTTTTACTGTTAGCTTTTTAAAAGAAATGCTCCCATTACTTGAAGAAAAGGTAATTGTTAATAATTATTTTTAACTTTCTTTTCCATGAAGTTTTCTTCACTTATCTCCTGCTTCTCACTAACTAATAATGATTTAAATGCTTCAAAAAGATGTTGTATCTCTTCCACTTTGTTAATTAAGTCAATACTCTTTTGATATTCTTCCTCATCCTTATATTTTGAAATCTCCATCCATTTTGTACTATCATCCTTCCTTTTTAGATAAATAGTATTAAAATCGATATACCTCTATAAATCTCTGAAGCTTTTTCTTGAATGCTTAAATACTCGTCCACTTTATCACTTTGAATATGATATTGATAAACCTTTACAAACATTTTCACCCTCCAATTAATAACAACTTACTTATATATTAAGCAAAAGGAGGCGTAATCCTTTTTAGATATACGCCCCCTTTTCTTGAACAAAGGGCGGCTGCTTGTTCAGCAAACGCCCCAATAAATAAAAGAAGTGCCTCAGACATAAACTATCGCCGCTTGTTGAAGAAGGGTATTAGTCCCTTCACCTCAAATAAATAACTCTTTTTTTCCTAATAGAACATTTTACGAAGGTTACTGTCTAACTTTTATAAGTAAAATAGCTTCTCTTTCCTCTAACAACTCGCCTGTGTTTATGAAGCCAAGTGACTCATAGAATCGAAGTGCCGAATAATTATCTGGCTCTGTTGAAAGGCCAATATAATGACAGTCATCATTCTTTTTGAACATATCTATGACTTGTTGCATGGCCCCTTTCCCGTATCCCTTTCTTTGATAAGAGACATCAATCATAAATCTAGGAATCCAATACTTCCTCTCTTCAATCTCGGTTGGATCAAATTCCGTCATTACAAAACCTATAACTTCATCATCCAAATGTATTGCGTACGGTGTAAAATTGGAATTTACCTTGGACTCTGCAATAGAGTATACATTTGGAGCGATTCGATCAACTTGATCCTCCGCTAACTTTAGGTTTAGACATTTATACATATTTTCCACATTTAATTCCTGAATTGATATTTGAGCCATAAACATTCTCCTTTAGATAAGATTTACTACTAAATTCTCCGAATAAATAAACATACGGAATACCTTAACGGTTTAATTATTGACACTATTTGATAAACTAAGAACTTCTTTTGCAAAAGCACCTTCTAATGATTCAACAGCAGTAATAACAAAAACTAAGCTAAACAAAAAGTACTATTAAGTGCAATTAATAAAACCTATGCACCTAAATTTGATACTCCTTTACCTAGTAATAAAATAGAAGTATATTTCCAGGGTTCTTTCAAGTGTTGCAAATTCATCAAACTTACTCCTAAAATCTCTTTTTATTGCTTTTTTAAAAAAAACAAATAAATAATCTCGTCCCCAAGACATCTGTCTTGGGGACGAGATTATTATCGCGGTGCCACCCCATTTTATTAATATGTCACCATATTAACCTTATTAGGTACGGTAATATAACATTTGCTTATACCCTTCCTCTATAACGGGAGTACCCGTCACACTATACCTTAGAAAAGTTCCAATGTGATGCTCCGAGGCTTGCTTCAGTAAATAAATCCTTACTCCTTTTCACCAACCGGAGCTCTCTGAGAATGATTACCATTACCTACTCTTCTCTTCATCGCATATAAATATTATTTAACATTATCCAATATTCAATCAATTATGTAAATGGTTAATTTAAAATTATTAAAAGACAAATACAATTTATAATTAACTGCCAAGTCAATAAATATCGTTCCTGATACAATTAAAGCGCCCCTATAATGGAATACCATTTTATAAAACTCTAACTTTTTGTTCGATCGTATTTACTATTTCATTAATGGGTAATGTTCCATCAATTATGAGGTCCGAGTTTGGTTTTATTGTATTTTCCATCTTTAAATAAGCAGCTCTACCATGGTTCATATAAAAATTTAAATCATTTTGGATGTTCAATGTTGAGCTATTAGTGCGATCCCTTATAAGTCGCCTAGCCATAGCAATGTCTAATGGTGTGTCTATGTAAATGGATAAATCAATATAGTTCTTTAGGCTATTGTTTTTATAAGCGAATGGATAATCCAGTAATATAAATGGAACGAACTCATCAGCGAATAATAAGGACTCTAAATCTGATATAAGCGGTTTTAAATTCCACTAGTCGTAATCTGTTCCTTCTTCTACCCATTTAATTAAATCATCTGGCGCACCTTCAAAATCATACAAATCAAAGAATAGTGCTCTAGAGTATTTTAGCTTCTCACTTAATTTCGTTGTTACAGTAGTTTTTCCTCCACCTGAAACTGCTGCGATGGAAATCACCTTTGGTTTTACCATTTATTAAAGCCTCCATCTTATCGCTCACTATTAATAAAAGAATTAATCCCATTTGCGTAAAAGAATAAATCGATTATACTAACCAATCTTTAATTAGTTGTTGTACAATATTGCGTTTTTCAATAGTAAGCATATGTCCAGCTTTATCTAAGATAACAAAAGTTGAATTAGGAAACTTGTTGAGAAGAAAATCATAATCTTCATACCCGCAGATATTATCTTGTTTACCAAGAATAACTAGTGCTGGTTGCTGAAATTCCGAAACATCTAGAAACGGTTCTTCAGTGAAAAAGTACCCCTTTTCTTTCCAATTTGATGTTAAAAACTCTCTATTAGCTAATAATCGTCCAGGTTGAATTTCTTTTAAAAAACAGTCGAGGTTTTCTTTAGTTTGGTAAACAAACAGAGTTTCGAAAGCACTTTTTATATCCGATTCCAATGTACTAAATATATCTTCATCCTTTTCTAAGATTACTTTGTTAGGTAAAGTTCTCTCATTTAGATGAAGTGCGGTAGCTAGCATACATATACTCTTTACTTGTTTTTGTCTAAAATGTAATATCCCTTGAGCTAAATACCCACCATAAGAAAAACCTATTAAAGAAAAGTTCTCATTAGGAAATACTTTATCTATAAAATCTAATATATTCAAAAGAATATCATCTGTTGAACTAAGTTTTTCATCAACAAGACTATTTCCGTGTGCAGGAATATCAATGTAAATTCTTCGGTACCCATTAATATTTTTGAAAATAGGTTCTATCCAAGCCTTCATAGCGCGGTGATCTGTTCCCAGAGAATGAAGGATTAATAATGGAGTACCTTCGCCCCTATCTTCATAATAAATACTTCCCATCCTAACTTTACAATTCATAATAGTCTTCTCCAATCTATATACGCAATAAAACAATTAAATATTTCAATCTTTTCTTCCACAAATGCTGCCTAGTTTTCGATTAAAAAAAATCCAGAGATCACCTTTCGATCTTCAACACTTGCCCCCTTTACTTGAAAACTCGAATTCGAGGTAATTACAATTTACAACAAATTGTTTGTAGCCTAAAACCAATGTGTAGATTCAAACTTGAAATTAGATTCTTCAAAAATGTATTTAACGCTTTCCAATAACTCTTCTGGAAATTCAACTTCCTCATAGTCCTTTATGAATCGAATTCCCATTATTTTATCCATCTCATTCAAGGAAGGTATCCCACTCACAGAATTAGCAATAAAGAAATGGCCGGTCCATTTAATTCCAGAAAACCAGTATGTTCCTTGGTGTATTTCATAAAGTTTGTTTACTTGGACACCAATCTCTTCTTTAACTTCCCGTTTTGCACATTGTAGTAGTGTTTCATCTGCTTCTCTTTTCCCGCTAGGAAAATTCCATAAGTTATCCCTGTCTTGAACTACTAAGATATTCCCCTCACTATCTTTGATCAACACACGTGAAAATGATTTGTTCATTAAAAAACTCCTTCATTGAAATCCTTATTGCAGATTAGCCCCCGTTTGCTTAATATGAAAGTAATTCAACCGCTGGATAGTTTTCGTCTAAAAGTTGATAACAAACTTTTCCACTCTTAATTGAATTATTGAATATTTGTCTGTTTGAATATCTATCTATTACCAAGTTTTCATCTGTATGTGGTTCTCCGTAAGGATATCTAATAAAATCCACACACGAAGATTCTTTAATGACCAACTTGTTGTAATTAAAAACTATTTTGTTTGGGTTCCATATTTTCAATTGTTCACCGGCATCAAATATGAATTGTAATATTCCATCATTGAAACTACATTCTATTACCTTATGGTAATTATCATAAGGTCTCCCAAACCACTTTCCATAGAAGCGTAATGTTCCTCCAGGTTTTACATCAAGATTAGTAATTGTATTACATAACTTCTCTGCCTTCAAAATAACACCCTCTAACCAAAATACTCTTATTTAACTAACCTGCACAGTTCTAGGATTAATAGAAAGCTAGAGATAACCTATCGATCCTCAGCTCTCGCCCCCTAATGTGGAAAACAATAAAGTTTCATTCTACACATTAACATTAGTGGTTTCTCTATGAGATAAATCCCCTTCTAATACAATTCTATATTTGTCTTGATTAAGTTCTACAATCGTTAAACTTGTATCGTGTATATTAGGAGGATCCCACAAATTTTCAATTGATGTGTTCTTGAAAATGGAAAACAAACATTTGATTACTACAGAATGTGTAACGACTAAAATATTTCCTGATTTATACTTCTTTTTAATATACTCTAGAAACTTAATTGCTCTCTTTCGTGTTTGTTCAAAGGTTTCTCCTCCAACAGGACTATATAGATGTGGTGTATTCCAGAAAGCATCTAACTCTAAGGGATACATTTCTTTAATTGATGAAAGTGTTTTACCTTCCCATTCTCCCATATTAATTTCCTTAAGACTCTCATCATAATATACAGGAATATCTCTTACTCCTTGTATCAATTCAGTTGTCCTCTTTGTCCTATTACTAGGACTTGTATATATCGCTGTTAATTCTACTTCATCAAGTCTCTTTCCTAAGCTTAGTGCATTTCTTTTTCTAATTTCGGTGAGATCAGAATCCAACCATCCTTGCATTCTTTTTTCAGTGTTCCAAACTGTTTCCCCATGCCTGGTAATATAGAGAGTTACCACAAGACTTCCCCCCGTATTAAATCTTTTCCTGTAAGAATTCTGGAAACTGGTTAGATTTCCTTCTTAAACTGAGTTCTCTTACCTCAAGAAAAGCGATTACCAATTTAGTAATCGCCCCCTATAATGGAATAATACTGTCTTGCAGGTTATTATCGCCTATATAAAAGATTGTTTAAGTAAGGATACCATTCTGCTTTCCCAAACTTAGCTTGCACAGCGTCTTCCACAATAATTGGTGCAACAGATTTCAATGTTGATAGATTCTTTATATCGGTTTCTGTTGCTTTTCTAATTATTCTCCCTCCAGAATCCATTACTGCATATCCCCCAATGGTTTCTGTAAGATAATTAGGTAATGTTAGCGTCTTCGGCAATTCTGCATTCCCTATTATTTCCCATTCACCATCTTCAAGTTTTATATTAACTGTATTAACCATTAATAAGATTGGATGATTTGAAAATTTTGAAATTGAATCGCCTTGTTTATATATGTAATCAAAAATAATATACACATCAGAAGTACAACCTTTCAAAGCAACTTGTCCAACACACATTAATTCTTGACTAACAGGTATTGTAAACAAATCACCAAGAGAAACTTTGAATTTCTTTTTTCGCCCCATTTACTTTTCCCCTTATAAAAAAAGAGCTTATTGCAGAATCCTGCCCAGTAGTTAGATATTAAATAAGAAGAGGCGTAATCCTTCTTAGATCAACGCCCCCTTTTCTTGAACAAGGAATAATTAAAATTCCGGATGATAATCTTCCTTTTACGATTCGTATATTCTCGACTTACTTCCCCAAGGATGATATCCATCGCCAATATATGTAAATCCATATTTCTCATAGTATCCAATGTGGTCAGTACAAAGATAGATCTTATTGTAGCCAATTTTTTTGGCATCAGCTTGAGCACGTAATAGCAGCTCTATACCTAGCGATTTACCACGTGAACTTTCTTCAATATAAAGAGCACATACCCAAGGCATTAAATCCATACGACTAATAAAATCATTGGTGATAAGACCTACGCAGCCAATAATCTTACCGGAGTCTATCATTAAATACCAAATAGGAAGAGGACTATCGGTATTTATACTGTTGGAAATACTGTCCTCATATACTTTTACACTATTTTCATTTGCCCACTTATTTTGAAAATATTTGATTGCTTTTTCTTTATACTCTGGATTTTCTCTTACACTAATAATTTGCATAATGACTTCACCAGTTTTCCTATATTGTTAATCCTAATTAAAGGATTACCCCCCCTTAACCTGAATAAATGTGGGGTATTATTGTTTATCCTTATTAATCTTTTTTCTTCTCTTAAATGAAAAAATAACAATAATTAATACAGGTAATAAAGCTGAAAACGTAAACAGCATTGCATCTATATCCAATTATTTCACCTCCATATATTTCTGGTTTTAAAAAATAGGTAAATTATTTCTTCCACAATGCTGCCCTCTTGCTTAATACCAATTATTTCAAATTAATGGATCTAACACAATCATTAATTTGATAAAAAAAGACATATCCTTACTTCGGACATGCCCCTTTTCTTGAAGATTCACGAGTTAATTTTTGTACCAATCTTTTTCAAATTTAAGATTCAATGATTCACCGAACTTGTATGCAAATTCAATAAATGCAGATCCCCGAGCAGTTATAACGTGTCCATCCTTTACAACTGGAGAATTTATATAGTTCTCTTCTATGAAAGTACCTAAAAACTTTCTTTGACCAGATGTTAAACCTGTTGTGTATTTTTTGTCATCTAATACGCCACTCATTGATAAAATGTATGGGGCACTAGAAATCGCACCTATTATTCTATTCTGATCATCAATCTTCTGTAAAAAGGAAGTAAGTTCACTGTGATTAACTAGATGCTCAAAATCATCGACTCCAGGAAGTACAACACTGTCAATTAATTCAATATTAACATTATTAATTGTTGCTTCGGGTAGACAGGGTAATCCTGCTTCCCCATTTACAACCTGTTTATCTAAGCCTATGTAAATAGTTCGTTTCCCACCTTGGTGTAAAACTGATAAAAGTACTGAAAGTTCATACTCACTAAATCTAGGGTAGAGCAATATCCCTGTATATTTCTCCATCTTCTCACCCAATCATTTACAACTTTTTCGAAAATCTGTTTCAATGAAAATATTTAAGGGCGTTATCTTTCTTAGATCAACGCCCCCTATAATGCAATTAAGATTTATTATATTTTATTCAAATAGTTGAGTAATTGCTCGATCTCTTTCTGATTTACATCTTTTACTAAAGCATTATTGAAGAGGTCATATGCTAACTTATCATTCTCCTTAAGCCAACTAAATGCTTTTCTGGGACCTAAATACCATAATCCTTTGAGTTCAAAATAGATTTCTAAGCTGTCCTTAAGCAACCAAAAAAACCTATAATTACCTTCAATATCACCTTTATTAGACCTTTTATACATCTTTTTAAGCCAACCCTTTAAGAATACCTTTTCATCTTCAGAGAGTTTTCTTGGACCGTTATTAAACACATTCTCGATCTCTAAAATGAAGTTTTCAGCAACTCTTTTATCATTTAATAGTATCTTACCCTTATTAACTCGTATAAATTGGTCTGTATTCTTCATTTCGCAAGTGTTATAAACCCATACATCTAATTGCTTTCCTTCAAACAACTCCACATCGTTTCTGCGGTCTATTTTATCTGAAAAACAAATAAGATCTACATCACTTTCTTGTGTATAATTCCCTGTATTGTAAGAACCATATAAAATAATTGTATGACAAATTATACTTCTCTTTTAAGTGTTTCTTCACCTTCTCCAAAAACATTTGTACTTTCATACCCCTCCCCAAAATTAACTTTTTCACTCATAGA
This Pseudalkalibacillus berkeleyi DNA region includes the following protein-coding sequences:
- a CDS encoding GNAT family N-acetyltransferase; the protein is MEVFIERINVSDAEDLYQFELENRDFFERSVPSRGDDYYKPEIFKARHKKLIEEQTQKGSRFYLIKNETGSILGRINLVMDESHSIGDLGYRVGQIHTGKGIVTQALKLLLEDLIDLEIKQVNAQTTTNNIASRRILEKNGFEYVGNDEDYFEMNGQMLQFVYYAWTNN
- a CDS encoding AAA family ATPase gives rise to the protein MFFVQMAGFPGSGKSTLARELAKNTGAIIIDHDIVKSALMETPEANTIDTINAGIISYNIEWALIDFHLFQGETSVILDSPCFYVEGLEKGLNISKKHNVKYKYIECFLDDINEINDRLSKRKNKISQIQKVKSEEVFKSAIQNSKHPSDSKYLVIDTRQPLQSYIQEAIDYINE
- a CDS encoding NUDIX hydrolase, whose translation is MDYIEHLRSMVGNEKVIMVVAGALVFDQKGRLLLQLRSDNEEWGIPGGFMDLNESVQDTAKREVYEETGLKLGHMDLFGIYSGPDKDKTFPNGDQVALVQVCFKCHHFDGILVEENHESLQNQFFSLDDIPENIFSEHRVIIDNLLSERITPIIG
- a CDS encoding DUF523 domain-containing protein, which codes for MILVSSCLAGLEVRYDGHHSLDRNVRKLVDENKAVTICPELLCGFSTPREPAEIVGGDGEDVLNGKARVIDRSGRDVTQLYIKGAYTTLDKAIEIGATIVVLKENSPSCGSSMIYNGEFIGKKVLGNGVTTALLKRNGLRVISEKQFANGSY
- a CDS encoding class I SAM-dependent methyltransferase, with the protein product MKETNYSIIADKYDKNQYRNQEVKKDYDLEEYINQHNNGSYNVLDLSCGTGLYLAKQVPLFSNVNIVWNGLDASKDMLKKASEKVNNVNLVHGYAENIPFETNTLDYISNNYAFHHYENKDSALDEIARVLKNDGVYKLHNIAIQKMPEWWVYKYFPSAYEEDLKRFWDDEFIYQELLKRGFKVSKRIEYRKEEILVADYIQYAQNRDISVLTLISDTDYEYGLEKMEEDLRLDPLKEITNDFAELFIISKKI
- a CDS encoding GNAT family N-acetyltransferase, producing the protein MAQISIQELNVENMYKCLNLKLAEDQVDRIAPNVYSIAESKVNSNFTPYAIHLDDEVIGFVMTEFDPTEIEERKYWIPRFMIDVSYQRKGYGKGAMQQVIDMFKKNDDCHYIGLSTEPDNYSALRFYESLGFINTGELLEEREAILLIKVRQ
- a CDS encoding alpha/beta fold hydrolase → MNCKVRMGSIYYEDRGEGTPLLILHSLGTDHRAMKAWIEPIFKNINGYRRIYIDIPAHGNSLVDEKLSSTDDILLNILDFIDKVFPNENFSLIGFSYGGYLAQGILHFRQKQVKSICMLATALHLNERTLPNKVILEKDEDIFSTLESDIKSAFETLFVYQTKENLDCFLKEIQPGRLLANREFLTSNWKEKGYFFTEEPFLDVSEFQQPALVILGKQDNICGYEDYDFLLNKFPNSTFVILDKAGHMLTIEKRNIVQQLIKDWLV
- a CDS encoding NUDIX hydrolase — encoded protein: MNKSFSRVLIKDSEGNILVVQDRDNLWNFPSGKREADETLLQCAKREVKEEIGVQVNKLYEIHQGTYWFSGIKWTGHFFIANSVSGIPSLNEMDKIMGIRFIKDYEEVEFPEELLESVKYIFEESNFKFESTHWF
- a CDS encoding histidine phosphatase family protein; amino-acid sequence: MVTLYITRHGETVWNTEKRMQGWLDSDLTEIRKRNALSLGKRLDEVELTAIYTSPSNRTKRTTELIQGVRDIPVYYDESLKEINMGEWEGKTLSSIKEMYPLELDAFWNTPHLYSPVGGETFEQTRKRAIKFLEYIKKKYKSGNILVVTHSVVIKCLFSIFKNTSIENLWDPPNIHDTSLTIVELNQDKYRIVLEGDLSHRETTNVNV
- a CDS encoding Imm26 family immunity protein produces the protein MGRKKKFKVSLGDLFTIPVSQELMCVGQVALKGCTSDVYIIFDYIYKQGDSISKFSNHPILLMVNTVNIKLEDGEWEIIGNAELPKTLTLPNYLTETIGGYAVMDSGGRIIRKATETDIKNLSTLKSVAPIIVEDAVQAKFGKAEWYPYLNNLLYRR
- a CDS encoding GNAT family N-acetyltransferase encodes the protein MQIISVRENPEYKEKAIKYFQNKWANENSVKVYEDSISNSINTDSPLPIWYLMIDSGKIIGCVGLITNDFISRMDLMPWVCALYIEESSRGKSLGIELLLRAQADAKKIGYNKIYLCTDHIGYYEKYGFTYIGDGYHPWGSKSRIYES